Proteins from a genomic interval of Clostridium sp. 'deep sea':
- a CDS encoding DMT family transporter — protein MPGILYPLLAGIFIALQTVFNARISEKIGLWETTTYVHIVGLIVAASLMFIFGKGSLGKLNEVNRLYLISGAFGVVIVYSIAKGTSLVGVSLSISVLLISQLLVATLIDIFGLFGTEAIKLHFTKPLGLVLMIAGLIIFKLKG, from the coding sequence ATGCCTGGAATACTATACCCCTTACTTGCAGGAATTTTTATTGCCCTACAAACAGTTTTTAATGCCCGCATTAGTGAAAAAATAGGGCTTTGGGAAACAACTACTTATGTTCATATTGTTGGACTTATTGTTGCTGCAAGCCTAATGTTTATTTTTGGAAAAGGCAGTTTAGGTAAATTAAACGAAGTTAATAGACTATATTTAATATCTGGTGCATTTGGGGTAGTTATAGTTTATAGCATTGCCAAGGGTACTTCTCTAGTAGGAGTTTCTTTATCTATTTCAGTGCTTTTAATATCACAATTGCTGGTAGCTACTTTAATTGATATTTTTGGTTTATTTGGTACTGAGGCTATTAAACTACATTTTACTAAGCCATTAGGTTTAGTTTTAATGATTGCAGGTTTAATAATTTTTAAACTAAAGGGTTAA
- a CDS encoding DUF3795 domain-containing protein, whose amino-acid sequence MSDYVGYIPPCGIYCGTCANYIREKNSCAGATEHCRIRKCKGIYVCCIEKKGLSYCYQCNIFPCSRFKKFASTWLKLGQDLINNQYLLKELGEEAWLAKFNKLAKPKDH is encoded by the coding sequence GTGAGTGATTATGTAGGATATATACCCCCTTGTGGTATATACTGTGGAACATGTGCAAATTATATACGAGAAAAAAACTCTTGTGCTGGGGCTACTGAACATTGCAGGATTAGAAAATGTAAAGGTATTTATGTTTGTTGTATAGAAAAAAAAGGTTTAAGCTATTGTTATCAATGTAATATATTTCCTTGTAGTAGATTTAAAAAATTTGCATCTACTTGGCTTAAGCTAGGTCAGGATTTAATAAATAATCAGTATCTGTTAAAAGAACTTGGAGAAGAAGCATGGTTAGCAAAGTTTAATAAGTTAGCAAAACCCAAAGATCACTAA
- a CDS encoding ABC transporter ATP-binding protein, translating to MKNINNTVLKVKNLNIKSGNKIELVNNINFELKHGKTLGIVGESGSGKTLICKAILNLLSFNNLIATGCINYNNQNILQLNEKQMQNIRGSKIALIMQNPHTAFDPAYRIKNQITETLCQHKQLSKAEIIVQFSEELKQLNLADTERILNSYPHMLSGGMLQRIMIVLTFMLNPQIIIADEATTALDTENQFIIIEELKKRKASNNSLIIISHDIGVITQLADEILVMYKGQIVEQGSLEHIILSPKNPYTKKLLNAKLLHSEE from the coding sequence ATGAAAAACATTAATAATACAGTATTAAAGGTGAAAAACCTAAACATTAAATCAGGTAATAAAATTGAGCTTGTAAATAATATAAATTTTGAGTTGAAACACGGAAAAACTTTAGGAATAGTTGGTGAAAGTGGTAGTGGTAAAACCCTAATTTGCAAAGCAATTCTTAACCTTTTATCTTTTAATAATTTAATAGCAACAGGTTGTATTAATTATAATAACCAAAATATTTTGCAGTTAAATGAAAAACAAATGCAAAATATTAGAGGCTCTAAAATTGCGCTTATAATGCAAAACCCACACACCGCATTTGATCCTGCTTATAGAATAAAAAATCAAATTACTGAAACATTATGTCAGCACAAACAGCTATCAAAAGCGGAAATAATTGTACAGTTTTCTGAGGAACTAAAGCAACTTAATTTAGCAGATACTGAAAGAATTTTAAACAGTTATCCGCATATGTTGAGTGGCGGAATGTTGCAGCGAATTATGATAGTTTTAACCTTTATGCTAAATCCTCAAATTATTATTGCAGATGAAGCAACAACTGCACTTGATACCGAAAATCAGTTTATTATTATTGAAGAATTAAAAAAGCGTAAGGCATCGAATAATAGCCTAATTATTATCTCTCATGACATTGGGGTAATTACCCAGCTAGCAGATGAAATTTTAGTGATGTATAAAGGCCAGATAGTTGAGCAGGGTTCACTAGAGCATATTATTTTAAGTCCTAAAAATCCTTATACTAAGAAATTACTTAATGCCAAACTTCTTCATAGTGAGGAATAA
- a CDS encoding carbon-nitrogen hydrolase family protein: protein MKKTKKQSIKIAVAQVAPVIMNKTESIKKTVSIIRQAAKQGAELIVFPESYIPAYPRGFSFGMVVGSRTMEGREDWKRYYDNSVLVPSDDTDIIAEVAKETGVFVSLGITERDENNYTLYCTNLFFDPVVGLIGKHRKLKPTGTERCIWGEGDASTLTTIDTEYGVLGSLICWENYMPLARTAMYKKGVSIYIAPTADSREQWQATMKHIALEGRCFVIGCNQFVTKDMYPTDLKCYNELQKEPELMCAGGSCIVSPFGEYVAGPIWNKEDILYAELDLNLVVLSRVDFDPCGHYSRPDVFELKINH, encoded by the coding sequence GTGAAAAAGACAAAAAAGCAGAGTATTAAAATTGCTGTTGCTCAGGTAGCTCCAGTAATAATGAATAAAACTGAATCTATCAAAAAAACTGTATCAATAATAAGACAAGCTGCTAAACAAGGTGCAGAATTAATTGTATTCCCTGAGTCTTATATACCCGCTTATCCTCGTGGATTTTCATTTGGCATGGTTGTTGGTAGCAGAACTATGGAAGGTCGTGAAGACTGGAAACGTTATTATGATAACTCAGTTCTGGTTCCTAGTGATGATACTGATATTATTGCAGAGGTAGCCAAAGAAACTGGTGTTTTTGTATCATTAGGTATTACTGAACGTGATGAAAATAATTACACTCTTTACTGCACAAATCTTTTTTTTGATCCTGTAGTAGGTTTAATAGGCAAACATCGCAAACTAAAGCCTACCGGAACAGAGAGATGTATTTGGGGTGAAGGTGATGCTAGTACCTTAACAACTATTGATACTGAATACGGAGTTCTTGGCTCACTGATATGCTGGGAAAACTATATGCCTCTTGCAAGAACTGCTATGTATAAAAAAGGGGTAAGTATCTATATAGCACCTACAGCTGACTCACGAGAACAGTGGCAAGCAACAATGAAACACATAGCCCTTGAAGGCAGATGTTTTGTAATAGGATGTAACCAATTTGTTACAAAGGATATGTATCCAACTGACTTAAAGTGTTACAATGAGCTACAAAAAGAGCCAGAATTAATGTGTGCTGGTGGAAGTTGTATTGTTAGTCCTTTTGGAGAATATGTAGCAGGCCCTATTTGGAATAAAGAAGATATTCTTTACGCAGAGCTTGACCTTAATTTAGTTGTTTTGAGTAGAGTTGATTTTGATCCCTGTGGTCACTATAGTAGGCCAGATGTATTTGAGTTAAAGATTAATCACTAA
- a CDS encoding ABC transporter ATP-binding protein: MLRVIKRILQLSPKHAKNIKLAFIFSFLESMFINIPLVVTLMILVRVLNKANEHILSLNYINKCALLIFIALVTQYLLRLLIYHFQSASGYKIFCEERIKLGNHFKRIAMGYYSNGNIGDISSIITSDLTFVEMYSMSNLDKVINSFAGILISVIFMFYLDYRVSLVAISITIPVIVILINLQKTGNRYSRKRQDTQGELVDAVLEYLQGMSVIKAFNLVGDRLSHTKSVFKRVRDKYIEFEKKIIYPNTLCDILFAIGIGLTILTSIYLYINKQISLPIILVLLIFIFKVYQPFQAIGVLTGFIRIMDACLDRYSEIENIKVIDKDGTDTKLNNFDIEFHNVSFAYDKTNVLNNLSFKVAEKSMTALVGHSGCGKTTITNLIARFWDIEHGEIKIGDVNIKTLTCDSLLKNISIVFQNVYLFNDTILNNIKFGKANASMSEVIEACKKARCHDFITQLEHGYHTVINEAGSNFSGGEKQRISIARAILKDAPIILLDEATANVDPYNEKYIQQAVDELVKNKTLIVIAHRLSTIKKSNQILVLEKGRIIEKGNHQQLMNNKGQYFDYWKKREQASGWKITKQ, translated from the coding sequence ATGTTGAGAGTTATTAAAAGAATACTTCAGTTATCACCTAAACATGCTAAAAATATTAAGCTAGCTTTTATCTTTAGTTTTTTAGAAAGTATGTTTATAAATATACCATTAGTAGTTACATTAATGATTCTTGTAAGAGTACTAAATAAGGCAAATGAACATATTTTGAGCCTTAATTATATTAATAAATGTGCTTTATTAATTTTTATAGCTTTAGTTACACAGTACCTTTTACGTTTATTAATTTACCATTTTCAAAGTGCATCTGGCTACAAAATATTTTGTGAAGAGAGAATAAAGCTGGGCAATCATTTTAAACGTATTGCAATGGGATATTACAGCAATGGAAATATCGGAGATATATCGTCCATAATAACTTCTGATTTAACTTTTGTAGAAATGTATTCTATGAGCAATCTCGATAAAGTAATAAACTCTTTTGCAGGAATTTTAATTAGTGTTATATTTATGTTCTACCTAGATTATCGAGTTTCACTAGTAGCCATAAGTATAACTATACCTGTTATAGTAATACTAATAAATTTACAAAAAACAGGAAATAGATACTCACGTAAAAGGCAGGATACTCAGGGTGAGCTTGTAGATGCTGTACTAGAATATCTACAAGGAATGTCTGTTATAAAAGCATTTAACTTAGTTGGAGATAGGTTGAGTCATACAAAATCTGTTTTTAAGAGAGTAAGAGATAAATACATTGAGTTCGAAAAAAAAATTATTTACCCTAATACCCTTTGTGATATATTATTTGCTATTGGTATAGGCTTAACTATATTAACATCAATATATTTGTATATAAATAAGCAAATATCATTACCTATAATCTTAGTTTTGCTAATTTTTATATTTAAAGTTTATCAGCCTTTTCAAGCAATAGGTGTACTTACCGGGTTTATTAGGATTATGGATGCCTGCCTTGATAGATACAGTGAAATAGAGAACATAAAAGTTATTGATAAAGATGGTACAGATACAAAATTGAATAACTTTGATATAGAGTTTCATAATGTAAGCTTTGCGTATGATAAAACAAATGTTTTAAATAATTTAAGCTTTAAGGTTGCTGAAAAAAGCATGACAGCTTTAGTGGGGCATTCGGGTTGTGGAAAAACAACCATAACAAACTTAATAGCAAGATTTTGGGATATTGAACATGGAGAAATTAAGATTGGTGATGTTAACATAAAAACATTAACCTGCGATAGTTTACTTAAAAATATCAGTATCGTATTTCAAAATGTTTATTTATTTAATGACACTATACTAAATAATATTAAGTTTGGTAAAGCTAATGCCAGCATGAGTGAGGTAATAGAAGCCTGTAAAAAAGCACGCTGCCATGATTTTATAACCCAACTAGAGCATGGATACCATACAGTTATCAATGAAGCAGGATCAAATTTTTCAGGAGGAGAAAAACAAAGAATTTCAATAGCCAGGGCTATATTAAAAGATGCTCCAATAATTCTTCTAGATGAAGCTACCGCTAATGTTGATCCTTATAATGAAAAATATATTCAGCAGGCTGTTGACGAGTTAGTAAAAAATAAAACACTTATTGTTATTGCTCACAGATTATCAACAATTAAAAAGTCTAACCAAATATTAGTATTAGAAAAAGGTAGAATTATTGAAAAGGGTAATCATCAACAGTTAATGAATAATAAAGGTCAGTATTTTGATTATTGGAAAAAAAGAGAACAAGCAAGTGGTTGGAAAATAACAAAACAATAA
- a CDS encoding Crp/Fnr family transcriptional regulator: MKRFICSQKIFDYLHEFNLLEHFSKELINNMELFIYQKGELICKKHTELTHIFFLVRGKLKTYNLYDNGKSLLLKFNYPLSVFGDVELFSHHKVHCSVEAMCKSTLIAIEVSKVRKIAGTDYKFLRLILQNVCDKLHGTSSSASLNLLYSLKTRIASYLLSMSNSCQSNELVFTIPKSIELAQLLGTSYRHLNRTLKELITSNIICKDNKQITILDLNKLTELAKGNIYET, translated from the coding sequence ATGAAAAGATTTATTTGTAGTCAAAAAATTTTTGATTACTTACATGAGTTTAATTTATTGGAGCACTTTAGTAAAGAACTTATTAATAATATGGAGCTTTTTATTTATCAAAAAGGTGAGCTTATTTGCAAAAAGCACACTGAATTAACCCATATTTTTTTTCTGGTAAGGGGCAAACTAAAAACCTATAACCTTTATGATAACGGTAAATCTCTGTTACTAAAGTTTAACTACCCATTAAGTGTATTTGGAGATGTTGAATTATTTTCTCATCATAAAGTTCATTGTAGTGTAGAAGCAATGTGTAAATCTACTTTAATTGCCATAGAAGTTAGTAAGGTAAGAAAAATAGCTGGTACTGATTATAAGTTTTTAAGGCTTATTTTGCAGAATGTTTGTGATAAATTACACGGTACATCTAGTTCAGCATCTTTAAATCTGCTATACTCTCTAAAAACAAGAATTGCTAGCTATTTATTATCTATGAGTAATAGTTGCCAAAGTAATGAATTAGTATTTACTATACCTAAATCAATCGAGCTCGCTCAGCTTTTAGGCACAAGCTACAGGCATTTAAATAGAACACTAAAAGAACTTATTACTAGCAATATCATATGTAAAGATAATAAACAAATTACTATTTTAGATTTAAACAAATTAACAGAGTTAGCTAAAGGTAACATCTACGAGACCTAA
- a CDS encoding ABC transporter ATP-binding protein, translated as MQKLKRIYSYAKEYQNKIIVSVLCATLSVIMGIVPYLLVHKIIIMLINKSYSNIYNFLLLCIAISCCLILKSILFAKSTIFSHECAYDILMEMRNKLTSTLANVPMGEIKKRTIGNLKNVFVDDIESMEIMLAHMIPEVISNFLAPAFTLVFIFILNIKMGLVSLATIPIGYFFYKLMMKDSTKKTKKYFEATNDMNSTIVEYINGMQVIKTFNQTTFSFSKYTDSVKRYRDYALEWHRYSWPYMAAYAVILPSTLAFVVPFGAFLYSQASLAISNYVLIILLSMGLTTPIIKLSEHLDNLHIISEKENNISEILSIKQFKSQRSDHEISNYNVKFKDVSFAYDSLNVLNNICFEAKENEVTALVGESGSGKSTIAKLLNRFWDVNEGEICIGDINIAHLSISELNKHISYVSQDIYLFNTTIKQNIRIGRTDATDEEVIEAAKIAQCHEFITELPQGYNTNVGDAGNKLSGGQKQRISIARALLKNTSIIVLDEATSFTDPENEDKIQEAINKLISNKTLIVIAHRLSTIVDANQILVIDKGDVVAKGSHEQLLAKSPLYKRMWNAHIATKDWSMSVNGGEK; from the coding sequence ATGCAAAAGTTAAAACGAATATATTCTTATGCAAAAGAATATCAAAATAAAATTATAGTTTCAGTTTTATGTGCAACCTTAAGTGTTATTATGGGCATTGTTCCTTATTTATTAGTACATAAAATAATCATTATGCTTATTAATAAAAGCTATAGTAATATCTATAATTTTTTATTATTATGCATAGCTATTAGTTGCTGTTTAATTTTAAAATCAATTTTATTTGCAAAATCTACAATTTTTTCACATGAGTGTGCGTATGATATTTTAATGGAAATGCGTAATAAGCTTACTTCAACTTTGGCTAATGTACCTATGGGAGAAATTAAAAAAAGAACTATAGGCAACCTCAAAAATGTATTTGTAGATGATATTGAATCTATGGAAATAATGCTTGCACATATGATTCCTGAGGTAATCTCAAACTTTTTAGCACCTGCCTTTACATTAGTATTTATATTTATTTTAAATATTAAAATGGGTTTAGTTTCATTGGCAACTATTCCAATAGGCTATTTTTTTTATAAGCTAATGATGAAAGATAGCACCAAAAAAACAAAAAAGTATTTTGAAGCTACTAATGATATGAACTCCACCATAGTAGAGTATATTAACGGTATGCAAGTAATAAAAACCTTTAACCAAACAACATTCTCTTTTAGCAAGTATACTGACTCAGTTAAACGTTATAGAGATTATGCCCTAGAGTGGCATAGGTACTCATGGCCCTATATGGCAGCTTATGCTGTAATATTACCCAGTACTTTAGCTTTTGTGGTACCCTTTGGGGCATTTCTATATTCGCAGGCAAGCTTAGCAATTAGTAATTATGTTTTAATAATTCTCTTATCAATGGGTTTAACTACACCTATAATTAAGCTTTCTGAGCACCTTGATAATTTACATATCATTAGTGAAAAAGAAAATAATATTAGTGAAATTTTAAGTATAAAGCAGTTTAAATCACAGCGCAGTGATCATGAAATATCTAATTATAATGTGAAATTTAAGGATGTAAGTTTTGCCTATGACTCATTAAATGTTCTTAATAATATATGTTTTGAAGCAAAAGAAAATGAAGTTACAGCTTTAGTTGGTGAATCAGGATCTGGTAAGTCAACTATAGCTAAGTTACTTAATAGGTTTTGGGATGTTAATGAAGGCGAAATTTGCATTGGAGATATTAATATTGCTCACCTCTCAATTAGTGAGCTAAATAAACATATAAGTTACGTATCTCAGGATATTTACCTCTTTAACACTACTATTAAACAAAACATTAGAATTGGTAGGACAGATGCCACTGATGAAGAGGTTATTGAGGCTGCTAAAATAGCTCAATGTCATGAGTTTATTACCGAGTTACCACAAGGATACAATACCAATGTTGGTGACGCAGGAAATAAATTAAGTGGTGGACAAAAACAAAGAATATCTATTGCCAGAGCCTTGCTAAAAAATACTTCAATTATAGTATTAGATGAAGCAACATCATTTACTGATCCCGAAAATGAAGACAAAATACAGGAGGCAATAAATAAACTTATTAGTAATAAAACTTTAATAGTAATTGCTCACCGCTTATCCACTATAGTAGATGCTAATCAAATTTTAGTAATAGATAAAGGTGATGTAGTTGCTAAAGGCTCTCATGAGCAACTCTTAGCCAAATCTCCTCTATACAAAAGAATGTGGAACGCCCATATAGCCACTAAAGATTGGTCTATGTCTGTTAATGGAGGTGAAAAATAA
- the nikA gene encoding nickel ABC transporter substrate-binding protein, which produces MKRKTSFTLLILIIMVVAVGCQQTIPTDNNQPKEITIGDCADFTGGFNIISGDDNSSLFHYTANIYETLVIYDKDGVKPWLAESWQVNENKITFKLRENVKFSDGCDFNATAVKTHFEVMKKTIGEQMSWFAGVSKLQKINVISEYEVEFVYDSPYIVALQDFTVSCPMAIMSPSCFKNNQVLEIVNTQTMGTGPYLIESFEQGKYYTFIKNENYWGDCPHVDKFTVKILPDLESRMLALQLGEIDIIYGQKNLSQDSFVDFKNKQGFNTKVSNAVFCTRNILFNSTKEPFNDLNVRLAVQHAINKEIICSNLLYGLEDKADYILNKDLPYCNVSTIPYDYNEKKALQLLTEAGYTKDSKDNFFKKNGEKLSFEILFRTGWGAEEDICQAVANQLRKIGFEVKVTGLEVMAWYGKALEGQFQATVNDTYGIPYDPHTFLSPMLNYSADNPAQQGLKEKPELDKSITKIFNTINKTEIQECYSFILKTLHKSAINLPISYTKDSIVFNSNKISDYIFEDQTRELYLRNIVLK; this is translated from the coding sequence ATGAAAAGAAAAACTAGTTTTACATTATTAATTTTAATTATAATGGTTGTTGCAGTAGGATGTCAGCAAACTATACCAACTGACAATAACCAGCCAAAAGAGATTACTATAGGTGACTGTGCAGATTTTACTGGTGGATTTAACATAATATCAGGAGACGATAATTCTAGTTTATTTCATTATACAGCTAACATTTATGAAACATTAGTTATCTATGATAAAGATGGGGTGAAACCATGGTTAGCAGAATCTTGGCAAGTTAATGAAAATAAAATAACCTTTAAGCTTCGTGAAAATGTTAAGTTTTCTGATGGTTGTGATTTTAATGCCACAGCTGTTAAAACACATTTTGAGGTAATGAAAAAAACAATAGGTGAGCAAATGTCTTGGTTTGCAGGGGTCTCAAAACTACAGAAAATTAATGTTATTAGTGAATATGAGGTTGAGTTTGTTTATGATAGCCCTTATATAGTTGCATTACAAGATTTTACGGTAAGTTGTCCTATGGCAATTATGTCACCAAGTTGTTTTAAAAATAATCAAGTTTTAGAGATTGTAAATACTCAAACTATGGGTACTGGCCCCTACCTAATAGAGAGCTTTGAGCAAGGTAAATATTATACCTTTATAAAGAATGAAAATTATTGGGGTGACTGCCCCCATGTTGATAAGTTTACAGTTAAGATTTTACCAGATCTCGAATCAAGAATGTTGGCACTACAGCTAGGTGAAATTGACATTATTTATGGTCAAAAAAATTTATCTCAGGATTCCTTTGTAGATTTTAAAAATAAGCAGGGCTTTAACACTAAGGTTTCTAATGCTGTGTTTTGCACCAGAAATATTCTATTTAATTCAACAAAAGAGCCCTTTAATGATCTTAATGTGCGTTTAGCAGTTCAGCATGCTATCAATAAAGAAATAATTTGCAGCAACTTATTATATGGTTTAGAAGATAAAGCCGACTACATACTCAATAAAGATTTGCCGTATTGTAATGTGTCTACAATACCATATGATTACAATGAAAAAAAAGCTCTGCAACTCTTAACAGAGGCTGGATATACTAAGGATAGTAAAGATAATTTTTTTAAAAAGAATGGTGAAAAGCTAAGCTTTGAGATACTATTTAGAACTGGTTGGGGTGCCGAAGAAGACATTTGTCAGGCAGTAGCTAATCAGCTGAGAAAGATTGGATTTGAAGTTAAAGTTACCGGTTTAGAGGTGATGGCTTGGTATGGTAAAGCCTTAGAAGGACAGTTTCAGGCAACAGTAAACGATACTTACGGTATTCCTTACGACCCACATACATTTTTAAGTCCAATGCTTAATTATAGTGCAGACAATCCAGCTCAGCAGGGGTTAAAAGAAAAGCCAGAGCTAGATAAGAGTATAACAAAAATATTTAATACAATAAATAAAACTGAGATACAAGAGTGTTATAGCTTTATATTAAAAACCCTGCACAAAAGTGCCATAAACTTACCAATATCATATACAAAAGATAGTATAGTTTTTAATAGCAACAAAATTAGTGATTATATTTTTGAAGATCAAACAAGGGAGTTATACCTGAGAAATATAGTTCTAAAGTAA
- a CDS encoding helix-turn-helix transcriptional regulator encodes MVKRKKLFKTKIKALRAERNLTQNDLALDIGVNRGTILEIERGTFNPSLKLAFALANYFNKTVDEVFEPLEEEND; translated from the coding sequence TTGGTTAAACGTAAAAAACTATTTAAAACAAAAATTAAAGCCTTAAGAGCAGAGCGTAACTTAACCCAAAATGATTTGGCTTTAGATATAGGGGTGAATAGAGGAACTATCTTGGAGATTGAGCGTGGAACCTTTAATCCATCATTGAAGTTAGCCTTTGCATTAGCAAACTACTTTAATAAAACAGTAGATGAAGTATTTGAACCACTAGAGGAGGAGAATGATTAA
- a CDS encoding dipeptide/oligopeptide/nickel ABC transporter ATP-binding protein — MIEIENVYKFYNSKDSNRKKVKTTALHDITLKLNKNCCYSLIGESGAGKTVLAKLILRLEKPSKGVISFNNFNIWKFNKKQLRAFRQKVQFVFQDSYSSLNPRLTISESLAEPIRNFEKLPKKLEREKIEYLVTTVGLPVKSINKYPHQFSGGEQKRICIARAIATNPELIIFDEAVSGIDSTRKKNILDLLKNLQQNSKSTYLFITHDLDVALYMSQNIIVMRSGRFVEKRTNAKMLNDFTSSYAQRLARASSAYAYSRIYKELLNKKHRGVKDEKKN, encoded by the coding sequence ATGATAGAAATTGAAAATGTTTATAAATTTTATAACTCGAAAGACAGCAATAGAAAAAAAGTAAAAACTACTGCACTCCATGACATTACCTTAAAGCTTAATAAAAATTGCTGTTATAGCTTAATTGGTGAAAGTGGGGCAGGAAAAACAGTATTAGCCAAGCTAATTTTAAGACTAGAAAAACCAAGTAAGGGGGTAATAAGTTTTAATAATTTTAACATCTGGAAGTTTAATAAAAAACAGCTAAGGGCATTTAGACAAAAGGTGCAGTTTGTTTTTCAGGATAGCTACAGCTCCCTTAATCCTCGCTTAACAATATCTGAGAGTCTCGCTGAACCAATAAGAAACTTTGAGAAATTACCCAAAAAGTTAGAGCGAGAGAAAATAGAGTATTTAGTTACTACTGTGGGGCTACCAGTTAAAAGCATAAATAAATATCCCCATCAGTTTAGTGGAGGAGAGCAAAAAAGAATATGTATTGCTAGAGCTATTGCAACAAATCCAGAGCTAATTATTTTTGATGAAGCTGTAAGTGGCATTGATTCTACCCGAAAAAAAAACATTCTAGATTTACTAAAAAACCTACAGCAAAATAGTAAAAGTACCTACTTATTTATTACACATGATTTAGATGTAGCGCTCTATATGTCTCAAAACATAATCGTAATGAGAAGTGGTAGATTTGTAGAAAAGAGAACTAATGCCAAAATGCTTAACGATTTTACTAGTAGTTATGCTCAAAGGTTAGCAAGAGCATCTTCTGCTTATGCATATAGTAGGATATACAAGGAATTATTAAATAAAAAACATAGAGGAGTTAAAGATGAAAAGAAAAACTAG
- a CDS encoding AraC family transcriptional regulator — translation MQQYVFLNPDDHQSMNFSKLLTKSNHRSKYYKFNNSSGAGVSEHIRFDNGIDIFLHNMMLKNNFEYKYTLKYYNYEIVYCYEGSSVGGDCDTSDTYSLNAGDIKFLKNGCYNRWEKFSNSSNWKSVSVCFSEQFFSHLLNANKDVTDTVTQDIIDSLLDNIMIDVNSPDIKIAFNQIINNNMPSNSNSRLLYLQSKSIEIISLFIENKLLTKAACKNIICLKTEDIEKIKYAKEVITNNYVDPLSVEQLAKYVELNSYKLKVGFKKIYHTTIYGYIRNLRMIKAKEYLESGEKSVIEVANLVGYANPSHFSAAFKKKYGINPSELKSKYYFSRL, via the coding sequence ATGCAACAATATGTATTTTTGAATCCTGATGACCACCAATCAATGAACTTTTCTAAGTTGTTAACTAAATCAAACCATAGGAGTAAGTACTATAAATTTAATAATTCTTCAGGGGCAGGAGTTTCTGAGCATATCCGCTTCGACAATGGAATTGATATTTTTTTACACAATATGATGTTAAAAAATAATTTTGAGTATAAATATACCCTTAAGTACTATAATTACGAAATAGTTTACTGTTATGAGGGAAGCTCTGTAGGTGGAGATTGTGATACTAGTGACACCTATTCACTTAATGCCGGAGATATTAAATTTTTGAAAAACGGCTGTTATAATAGGTGGGAAAAATTCAGTAACTCTAGCAATTGGAAATCTGTTTCTGTTTGTTTTAGCGAGCAGTTTTTTAGTCATTTATTAAATGCCAATAAAGATGTTACAGATACAGTTACCCAAGATATCATAGATTCTTTATTAGATAACATTATGATAGATGTTAATTCTCCCGACATTAAAATTGCTTTTAATCAAATTATAAATAATAACATGCCTTCTAACTCTAATAGTAGGTTATTATACTTACAGAGTAAATCGATTGAAATTATATCGTTATTTATTGAAAATAAGCTATTAACAAAAGCTGCCTGTAAGAATATTATTTGTTTAAAAACAGAAGATATAGAAAAAATAAAGTATGCCAAAGAGGTTATAACTAATAACTATGTAGATCCTTTATCTGTTGAGCAATTAGCTAAATATGTAGAGTTAAATTCTTACAAACTAAAGGTTGGATTTAAAAAGATATATCATACTACTATTTATGGTTATATTAGAAACCTGAGAATGATAAAAGCTAAAGAGTATTTAGAGTCTGGTGAAAAAAGTGTTATAGAAGTGGCTAACTTAGTTGGTTATGCAAACCCTAGTCATTTTTCAGCGGCTTTTAAAAAAAAGTATGGTATCAATCCTAGTGAGTTAAAAAGCAAGTATTATTTTAGTAGACTTTAG